The Ooceraea biroi isolate clonal line C1 chromosome 7, Obir_v5.4, whole genome shotgun sequence genomic sequence AGTCTAGCAGGCAAGAACATCTTTAGCAAAATCGACCTTTCCGATGCATTTCTTCAGCTAGAACTCTATGACGAAGCGAAAAGGCTGTTAACCATCAACACTCACCTTGGGCTTTTTCGTGTCAATCGCATGCAGCCAGGAGTCAAACCTGCACCCAGCACGTTCCAGGAGCTGATGAACAAATTACTCAGCGGCCTGGAGGGTGCGTCTGCATTCATCGACGACGTTGTTCTCGGCGCTGCCACCGCAGCCGAGCATAAGGCGTTGCTTTTCGAAGTCCTCACTCGTCTTCAGGACTATGGATTCAAACTTCGCCTCGACAAGTGTCAATTCGGCCAAACGAGGATTGCTTTTTGCGGTCATATCATCGACGCCAGCGGAATTCGACCTGATCCTGTCAAAGTCCAGCGCATTTGTGATATTCTGCCACCGACGGACGTGTCACAGCTCCGCGCTTTCTTGGGCTCTGTGAATTATTATAGTAAGTTTGTCAAGGGCATGAAGAACCTCCGGGGACCCTTGGATGAGCTTCTTCGGAAAGGTGTTAAATTTGCCTGGCATTCTAAGCACCAGCAGGCTTTCAACAATTTGAAGAGCGCCTTATCGTCTGACCTTGTGCTCACCCACTATGATCCTAcgaaaaaaattgttgttgCGGCCGACGCCTCCAGCTATGGTATGGGAGCCGTCCTCATGCACGAGTTTCCTGACGGCACACTTCGCCCAATCCTGCATGCGTCTTCGTCTTTCGATGCGTCGGAGAGGAATTACCCGCAAGTTCAACGCGAAGCTTTGGCACTCGTTTTCGCAGTAAAGAAATTTCACTGTTATATTTACGGGCACAGATTCGACTTACAAACGGATCACAAGTCTTTACTTGCAATTTTCGGCTCTAAAACCGGCATTCCGGCTCACACAGCAAGTCGGTTACAACGGTATGACGTAATATTACTTGCTTATGACTTTACTATTCAGTATGTCAATACCGACAATTTTGGCTATGCCGACGTCCTCTCCAGGCTCATCGCTACGTACTCGCCCGCAGTAGAGGACACAGTTATCGCTGCCATCCGTATGGTAGGGGACGAGCAGTGTTATGCCATCGATTCTGCAAACATGCTCCCCATCCATTTCAAGGACATCCAGGCAGCCACACGAGCCTGCTCGGTATTGAGAACACTCACAGGCTACATCTCTCGCGGCTGGCCGCCGTCGAGAAAAGCAATCGTCAACTCTGAGGTCGGACAGTTTTATGATCAGTGCGGGGGCCTCATGATTATTCAGGATTGCATTTTCCTGGGTGATCGGCTCGTCATTCCAATGGTTTTTCGTCGACGGATCCTGGAGGAACTCCATCGTGGTTACCCCGGCATCGTGCGCATGAAGATGCTTGCGCGCAGTAAGGTGTTCTGGCCCAAGATCGACAAGAACATCGAAGAAGCCGTTAAGGCTTGCGAGAATTATGCAAGAGCAGGAAGTTCACCAATTAAGTGTTCGCCTCAGCCGTGGCCGATTCCGAAGGGGCCATGGTCACATATCCACGTTGATTACGCTGGGCCGGTCAacggattttattattttgttattgtgGACGCTTATAGTAAATGgcctgaaatttttaaaacaactacTATTACCGCTGCCAAGACTGTCGAATTCTTGTTGGAAGTGTTTTCCCGGTATGGACTTTGTGACACAATTGTTAATGATAACGGTCCGCAATTCATTTCACAGGAGTTCACGACTTTTTGTAAGACTAACGGGATTGAGCACTTTCTTACTGCTCCTTATCATCCGCAGTTAAATGGCCAAGCGGAAAAGTTCGTCGATCTTCTCAAAACCGGACTTAAAAAGGTCGATGGTAACACAGATGAGAAGCTGCGCAATTTTTTAACTTGTTACCGATTTACTCCCTCGTATGGCCTCGGTATGAAAACGCCTTCTGAGCTCATGAACAGTCGCGCCATGAAAACTCGGCTTGATCTCTTGAAGCCGACGGTAGCGACTTCACGATCACGTAGTCAGCAATTCAACACTGCTGCCGGTGCCCGGTTAAGGGAGTTCCAGTGTGGAACAGCAGTCTATTACAAGTTCCGTAAGTCAAACAACACGTGGAACTGGATTCCCACAATGGCCCTTCGCAGGATAGGAACAGTCAACTACAGGGTCAAGCTCAGTGCACCCGATCGCATCGTTAAGGCTCACGCAAATCAGTTAAAGTTTCGTCACCAGTCAAACGAGCTTTTCGACGCTTTTGGCCTTTATGATGTGTCTGAAAACGAGGTTGAACCAACCATCATCCCTCAAGCGCAACAGTGCGATGATAGTAACCAACAAGGAGGAGATCACAATGATCTCAGGGAATCATCAGTCCATGAAGCTGTTAGGAGTGACAGCCCAGAAGTCGGCAGGAATCCAACAACTAGTAAGAGTCCGGACGCAGCCCAGCTAGCGCCCCGACGTACAACCAGAATTAATGCAGGTGTCCTCCAACCTGCTATGGGTTCGAATCTTAAGCGGAAAGGAATGTGGTAACTAGCCGTCGCGCCAGGTGGCGTGGTGGTGCAATTCCGGCGGGACGTCTGTCGCGCGCGAGCAGTAGATCCGAGTACGCGAGTTACGGAAGTATCCGGTATCCGTGCAATATACATTGTACCGAAGCTGTACGTTGCGAAACAATAAATACCGTATTTGTGAAATATCGAGTAGTTCGACCCTCGCCTGTATCCTCGACCTCGATATtcttcaatatatatatatatatatatatatatgttggtAGTAAGTGCCGCAAGTCTCCGAGTAAAAAGGAAGCAGTCGCTCACTGTACTTATGAAGTGAGCACTTTGTCAGGTACGTGCCCAACCGAGAATATTATCGTCTTCATCTGTATCCAAGATTGTCCATACATCTATATACTCCAAAAGTTAAAAAGGTAAAAAGTTGCGCACAGAATCACACGCGAGATAAAAAAGCATCAGCTCATATTACCTCATCATCTTGTGTTTCTTTCTCCCGGTTTTCTTCTATTGCTTTACATGATGCTGTTGAGCCAGACATTCCAAGCCTGTTTACGATCTGTTGTGTTCCGGACGGTCCCGCGTTGTCCAATGCTCCCACTTCGCTTCTATAATTTCTACTTTGCCTTTCTATCTGCTCGTTCTTTCTTATTGCTATCGTAAGATACGTTACTGTTGATACAGGAATGCCAAGCCTCTTTGCGATCGTCTGGTGTGTTTGGAACCGGTCCGCGTTGTACAATTCTTCCACTTGTGTTCTAGTTGTAATTTGTCTTTCTATCTGCCCGTTCTCTCTTCGTGCTTTAAAATGATTCGATACCGTTCTTCGAGATATTCCAAGCCTGTCTGCGATCTTCTGTTGTGATTGGGATGGGTCCTCGTCGTACAATACTTCCACTTCGCTTCTAGTTGCATTCAGTGAGTAGTAATCATTATAAACACCCGACTCAAACTTTTTAAACCACATTTTACAGATACTAAGGGGCAGTACATTCCTTTTACATTCCTGACAAATCAGACTTGCAGTATCTTCAGCACTCTTGTCTCGCTTATAGTAATACAAAATGCGTTCGCGAATCCTACTTCTATTTAAATTGCACTGGGACATCTTCAATCGTGTTAAATGTGACACGTCTGTATTTGGAATTGTCAAGCATCGACCGGGTATGAGCGAGTACTGCCAACACTTCAAATCTAAGCAGTAATTTAAGGGAAACAAATCACACAGTCGCTGCTATCTATTTGTGTCCTTACGACCTTTTGCAAACACCTCGTATTTATTTTGATCGATGTTTCCGCGAGTggatgaaatgtgaaataacGGCTCGCTAATAGTTATGTGAAGTTGGCACCCGacttttaacaaattaattttttaatacggCAGATGTTAGAAAAACTGCGCAAGCAGATTTAAGATATGTTAATTTTCGATGGAAgtaacttttaaaaatttttatttttctgtaatcaaaaaaactacaaacgaaattattgttactaGAACCAACTATGACCGAAATGCTAACATTTGccgtattaaaaaattactttgcTATAAGTCGGGTGCCAACTTCATGTAGCTCTCGCTAATGTTTCTCGTGGGCTCGCCATGCGATGATAATAAGCGGTATTAACGCGTATTAATCGATCACGCCAATCCAACACAGAATCCGGCCTCGTTTGAGGCTGAGTGCGAATTCCGTTTTATACGGCAAATGTACTCGTCCAACCGCAACATTGTTTTTCTGCTTGCTGAAGCTCCATAAATGTCCAGCTGCTGCGCTCGCGCGTGATCAGATTCTCGAATGAACATTGGTCCTGAAAGTAATTTAATGCAGATTCGTTATTTTGCCGGACAAAGCTGATCAAGTTGCCGTGTTTAAGGTCAAGTTAAAATGAAGTTAACTAatagaaattgatattttgtttACAACAAACGTACTAATGCATCGGACAGTGCAATGTCTTGATTGGTGTTGGCTGAGAAAGTATCTTGCATTAAACACATCGCATTAGGCATGCAGAGATTAGGCATGCATAGTTCACAGGTGGAGTGCAACAAAGTGAAAGAAAGCACAGCTGTGGACATGATGGTACACAGCAGAATGGAGATTGATGCAAATCGTTATCACTCTTGTGTTACGGGATGTaacgttaatattttagtttttggagtcaatgcatttaagcaatttaccCCAGGGACTCAAGTCGTGTGCGTTTTGCGATTTAAGGATAATTTAAATGGTCGGAAAAGGAATGTGAAAGTCGGAGATTCAATTACTAATTGGATAGTTAATTACTAAGATATTGGATTTATTCGAGTTGATTAATTGACAATGTTGAATGAATTTAGAGTGAGGGAGAAGTAAAGATGAACCTTGAGTTGTGATCGCGTTGACGCCATTTTGGAGATCTCGTTGCTGTACTTCTTTCTAACCGCGATATGAGTGAAGAGAGCCGGTCGAGAACCAGGAAGAGAAGAGGGCCAGGAACCTTGGTTGGTTTTATATCAAAATCGTGAGCAACAGAAGTTTCCTTTAGCCAATGGGAGATCTCGAAAACGGCTGCAACAGGCAtagacagagagggaggatCCCGCGCAAATCCCCGCTCT encodes the following:
- the LOC105286590 gene encoding uncharacterized protein K02A2.6 — translated: MGWPWRKPSCYSNRCLVTETKFAMRHKCFHLKKKDSEDFVQYAAHINKHGEKFDVRNCTSDNLKVLFFVSGLKSPQDLFILEKLLAKVDAQSVQLEAAPTDAARAVLNQLTLQDLVNEAQRLLCLKRDTGTVGDKDTIGDASLAGVLAIQHKGKKQWTKNKQSSSEKLSPTRKQPPRPCNYCGANHWERECNFECKQCNTCHEYGHKAEFCEFARKVDARKESRLPRRLRHSSDQQVHHVSIQRAPLHRKYVCLSINDAKIKLQLDSASDITVISAANWTRLGKPALTPCDICPGSASGDPVKLWGFFPCRMSLNHITKTGICYVAARLNLLGIDWITALDLWSVPFATVCNSITTDASLDMLTKEVKTHFPHLFSAGLGLCTKTKVSLTLKPGAKPVFRKQRSVPFAAIPFIENELHRLQHLGVITPVEYSDFAAPIVAVKKKNGAIRICGDYSTGLNDALEPNKFPLPTPEHIFVSLAGKNIFSKIDLSDAFLQLELYDEAKRLLTINTHLGLFRVNRMQPGVKPAPSTFQELMNKLLSGLEGASAFIDDVVLGAATAAEHKALLFEVLTRLQDYGFKLRLDKCQFGQTRIAFCGHIIDASGIRPDPVKVQRICDILPPTDVSQLRAFLGSVNYYSKFVKGMKNLRGPLDELLRKGVKFAWHSKHQQAFNNLKSALSSDLVLTHYDPTKKIVVAADASSYGMGAVLMHEFPDGTLRPILHASSSFDASERNYPQVQREALALVFAVKKFHCYIYGHRFDLQTDHKSLLAIFGSKTGIPAHTASRLQRYDVILLAYDFTIQYVNTDNFGYADVLSRLIATYSPAVEDTVIAAIRMVGDEQCYAIDSANMLPIHFKDIQAATRACSVLRTLTGYISRGWPPSRKAIVNSEVGQFYDQCGGLMIIQDCIFLGDRLVIPMVFRRRILEELHRGYPGIVRMKMLARSKVFWPKIDKNIEEAVKACENYARAGSSPIKCSPQPWPIPKGPWSHIHVDYAGPVNGFYYFVIVDAYSKWPEIFKTTTITAAKTVEFLLEVFSRYGLCDTIVNDNGPQFISQEFTTFCKTNGIEHFLTAPYHPQLNGQAEKFVDLLKTGLKKVDGNTDEKLRNFLTCYRFTPSYGLGMKTPSELMNSRAMKTRLDLLKPTVATSRSRSQQFNTAAGARLREFQCGTAVYYKFRKSNNTWNWIPTMALRRIGTVNYRVKLSAPDRIVKAHANQLKFRHQSNELFDAFGLYDVSENEVEPTIIPQAQQCDDSNQQGGDHNDLRESSVHEAVRSDSPEVGRNPTTSKSPDAAQLAPRRTTRINAGVLQPAMGSNLKRKGMW